AACGAGCGTTTTGCTTGCCACGCTATTATTCTCTATGGCCAGGCCAATATGCTCGATCATGCTATTCGCACTTTCAAGCAAATTGATGAACTGGGTGTGCGTCCTTCGGTTAAATCGCTTAATGCATTGCTATTTGCTTGTAATGTAGCTAAGGACTACAAGGAACTGAAGCGGGTTTTTATGGAGTTTCCTAAGATTTATGGTATCGAACCAGATCTCGATACTTATAACAGAGTAATCAAGGCGTTTTCAAAGTCGGGTTCCGCGAGTGCAGTGTATTCGATTGTGGCGGAAATGGACAGGAAGGGTGTCAAACCAAATGCGACTACTTTTGCGAACTGGCTTGCTGGATGCTATAAGGAAGAGAAGTACGAGGATGTTGAGAAAGTCATAAATTTGATGGGAAAATATGGTGTGCGGCGTGGAGTTAGTACATATAATGCAAGAATACTGAGTCTTTGtaaattgaagaaatcatCAGAGGCGAAGGCTTTATTTGATGGGATGTTGTCGAGAGGTATGAAACCAAACTCTGTTACATACTGTAAGTTGATTCATGGATTCTGTAGGGAAGGAAATCTGGATGAAGCTAAGAATCTTTTTAAGAGAATGATCAACAGCGGTTGCCAACCTGACAGTGATTGCTATTTCACTTTGGTTTATTTCCATTGTCGAGGAGGAGATTATGATACTGCTTTCAAGATCTGTGGCGAAAGCATGGAGAAGGGGTGGGTTCCAAATATCACTACGATGAAGTCTCT
This genomic interval from Cucurbita pepo subsp. pepo cultivar mu-cu-16 chromosome LG20, ASM280686v2, whole genome shotgun sequence contains the following:
- the LOC111782478 gene encoding pentatricopeptide repeat-containing protein At1g61870, mitochondrial-like → MALLYRLRNAFPSNSSYINHRLHYRCLSTILSPDSTNPLSAKQKSRAALSLLKVEENPERIIDICRAATLTPESHLDRIAFSVAISKLSESKHFDGIRLFLEELKSRPDLKNERFACHAIILYGQANMLDHAIRTFKQIDELGVRPSVKSLNALLFACNVAKDYKELKRVFMEFPKIYGIEPDLDTYNRVIKAFSKSGSASAVYSIVAEMDRKGVKPNATTFANWLAGCYKEEKYEDVEKVINLMGKYGVRRGVSTYNARILSLCKLKKSSEAKALFDGMLSRGMKPNSVTYCKLIHGFCREGNLDEAKNLFKRMINSGCQPDSDCYFTLVYFHCRGGDYDTAFKICGESMEKGWVPNITTMKSLVYGLVSISKVDEAKQLIGQIKERFSKNVEKWNEIEAGLPQ